In Methanosphaera sp. ISO3-F5, a genomic segment contains:
- a CDS encoding anaerobic ribonucleoside-triphosphate reductase activating protein: MNIQPTYSSLDYPGKMSLVLFTPGCDLRCKYCHNPQLLKNQQLTRWDIEEIEAEVESNMDFIDAIVLSGGEPLLHVEDIKNFIKQAKDSDLLVKLDTNGLHPDETREIIKDLDYVAMDIKAPLDKYYKITDVYPKDTEELIRKTINIINDNNVFLECRTTYVPQLLEPSDIQELTANLDCDRYTLQQFRNRVTLDANLSNYEEPNPEFLREILEKLETNIPEIRLKSRQFGNQLIKG, from the coding sequence AAATGTCCCTGGTCCTGTTTACTCCAGGGTGTGATCTCAGGTGTAAGTATTGTCATAATCCTCAGCTACTGAAGAATCAGCAATTAACTCGGTGGGATATTGAGGAGATAGAGGCTGAAGTTGAAAGTAATATGGATTTCATAGATGCAATAGTCTTAAGTGGTGGTGAACCATTACTGCATGTTGAAGATATAAAAAACTTCATAAAACAGGCAAAGGATTCTGACTTGCTCGTGAAACTAGACACTAACGGTTTGCACCCCGACGAGACAAGGGAAATAATAAAAGATTTGGATTATGTTGCAATGGATATTAAAGCTCCACTGGACAAGTATTATAAAATCACAGACGTATACCCAAAGGATACGGAAGAATTAATAAGAAAAACAATTAACATAATCAATGACAATAATGTCTTCCTGGAATGCAGAACAACTTATGTTCCACAATTATTAGAACCATCTGATATACAGGAACTAACAGCGAATTTGGACTGTGACAGGTACACCTTGCAACAATTCCGTAATAGAGTTACATTAGATGCTAATCTATCAAATTATGAGGAACCAAACCCCGAATTTTTAAGGGAAATATTAGAAAAACTTGAAACAAACATACCAGAAATACGTCTAAAATCAAGACAATTTGGTAACCAATTAATAAAGGGATAA
- a CDS encoding tetratricopeptide repeat protein, with protein MPILLLRNKDIDLISGKRNITIRRLWKQPLYVGDRLYCYWNILSKEREKLFEAEVTHVDILTFDEIIHDPGLPAKLGYKNSRELEKDLRKTYPNNTTPNDEFQVFEFRKLHVTQWEGSAINQKNTIIKKADVLFEMGEYEQSSLCYQAALEYDREDSHLLNRIGDNLTRLGQFGDAIKNYRKAIKIEPDNEYLYNNMAIAYLNKGDPEKALKMSTEALKINSRNTTILYWRGLIYEMLNDFEKALKFFDYVLKIDDTDPDVWNERGTILNMLGKSEEALKSYDKSLELCLDDKKDSNTWASKANTLLGLERYAEAIECYDNALKIDDSNPIILNNKGVAYMELDDFESAIECFTKVLVMYPNNPDAQVLQEVCLENL; from the coding sequence ATGCCAATCTTACTGTTAAGAAATAAAGATATTGACTTAATCTCTGGAAAGAGAAATATTACTATAAGAAGGTTATGGAAACAACCATTATATGTTGGTGATAGATTATATTGTTACTGGAATATTTTATCGAAGGAGCGGGAAAAACTATTCGAAGCTGAAGTAACACACGTGGACATACTAACATTTGATGAAATAATACATGACCCCGGATTACCTGCAAAACTGGGATATAAGAATTCAAGGGAGTTGGAGAAGGATCTTAGGAAAACATATCCTAACAACACCACACCTAATGATGAGTTCCAGGTATTTGAATTTCGTAAGTTACATGTAACACAGTGGGAAGGCTCTGCAATTAATCAGAAGAATACTATTATTAAGAAGGCTGATGTTCTCTTTGAGATGGGGGAGTATGAACAGTCATCCTTATGTTATCAGGCAGCCCTGGAATATGATCGGGAGGATTCTCACCTGTTAAACAGGATAGGTGATAATCTTACACGTCTTGGCCAATTCGGGGATGCTATAAAGAATTATAGGAAGGCTATAAAGATAGAACCGGATAATGAGTACCTGTATAATAACATGGCAATAGCTTATCTTAACAAGGGAGACCCAGAAAAGGCGCTTAAGATGAGTACTGAAGCTCTTAAAATTAATTCAAGGAATACAACAATACTTTATTGGCGTGGACTTATCTATGAAATGCTTAACGACTTTGAGAAAGCTCTTAAATTCTTTGATTATGTGTTGAAGATTGATGATACTGATCCTGACGTTTGGAATGAACGTGGAACAATCCTTAACATGTTGGGCAAAAGTGAAGAAGCACTTAAATCATATGATAAATCATTAGAATTGTGTTTGGATGATAAAAAGGATTCTAATACTTGGGCAAGTAAGGCAAATACTCTGCTTGGCTTGGAACGTTATGCTGAAGCAATAGAATGTTATGATAATGCATTGAAGATTGATGATTCCAATCCAATAATACTTAATAACAAGGGAGTTGCATATATGGAGTTGGATGATTTTGAAAGTGCCATTGAATGTTTCACGAAGGTGCTTGTAATGTATCCTAACAATCCTGATGCACAGGTGCTCCAGGAAGTATGCCTTGAAAACTTATAA
- a CDS encoding zinc ribbon domain-containing protein, translated as MEEKFCQSCAMPLTDDIRGTNKDGSISEDYCKFCYKNGEFQEDFTMEEMIEFCIPLTVANSDMDEQSVTIMLNKVIPQLKRWKKE; from the coding sequence ATGGAAGAAAAATTTTGTCAATCATGTGCTATGCCATTAACAGATGACATTCGTGGCACCAACAAAGATGGAAGCATTAGCGAAGATTACTGTAAATTCTGTTACAAAAATGGTGAATTCCAGGAAGATTTCACTATGGAAGAAATGATAGAATTTTGCATCCCTTTAACCGTGGCAAACTCTGACATGGATGAACAATCAGTGACTATAATGCTAAACAAGGTAATACCACAACTAAAAAGATGGAAAAAAGAATAA
- a CDS encoding UPF0280 family protein, producing MRNKIYQKEISIGSTHIMLKTDTQHDIENIILQQRQIIQDTINKNPKFTGYKPTEIIKNHRILELMTQAGQIAETGPMAAVAGSISQVCLEELMKHGTKFTIIENGGDIALKTDKKITLGVYAGESIFTNNIGLKLDKYKQGYGICTSSGTVGPSESFGKTDATIVFSKYASISDSLATQIANYGRGETDEEIVENSLEKAEEYEEYYDGVIVIKGEYLAKIGKIPQIVNIEE from the coding sequence ATGAGAAATAAGATATATCAAAAAGAAATAAGCATTGGCTCAACACACATCATGCTAAAAACGGACACACAACACGATATCGAAAACATAATACTGCAACAAAGACAAATAATACAGGACACAATAAACAAAAACCCCAAATTCACAGGATACAAGCCAACAGAAATAATTAAAAACCACAGAATACTGGAATTAATGACACAAGCAGGACAAATAGCAGAAACAGGACCAATGGCCGCAGTAGCGGGGAGCATCAGCCAAGTATGTCTGGAAGAATTAATGAAACATGGCACCAAATTCACAATAATAGAAAATGGTGGAGACATAGCATTAAAAACAGACAAGAAAATAACATTAGGAGTCTACGCAGGAGAAAGCATATTCACAAACAACATAGGATTAAAACTAGACAAATATAAACAAGGATATGGCATATGCACCTCTTCAGGGACAGTAGGACCCTCCGAGAGCTTCGGAAAAACAGATGCCACGATAGTATTCAGCAAATATGCAAGCATATCCGACAGCCTGGCAACACAAATAGCAAATTATGGACGAGGAGAAACTGACGAAGAAATAGTGGAAAACTCACTGGAAAAGGCAGAAGAATATGAGGAATATTATGATGGAGTAATCGTCATAAAAGGAGAATACCTTGCCAAGATTGGTAAAATTCCACAAATAGTTAACATAGAAGAATGA
- a CDS encoding PH domain-containing protein, protein MMPKPNQNTHKININRDNFQGISSEKVLLDTKPNFWLYSENFILKIVVLLLLVLMFAPIMTLVYSVNNQLINTFRISIDNAMFYAELILILLIVVVIIKLALDVLDWNYTNYILTDARIIIERGFIHKEKLIISYNKIQDIEIRQSILERIINVGDIIIYGANEMSDTILDDIPAPKKVEEIIVTNVNKNSFTNQNVYPNNQTYYNGPYPNQQANIPYNNQQMNGQYNNQQMPGPYPNQQQNPQYNNQQQNQQNNYNNQNTQENYQYIQPDHDNKEKHHYLKHDEDDEVIIPDKQTRKQMYENREKYSTQKINKEEVFRKHDEMFRKHKK, encoded by the coding sequence ATGATGCCTAAACCAAACCAGAACACGCATAAAATTAACATTAATCGGGACAATTTTCAGGGAATATCCTCAGAAAAAGTGTTACTTGACACCAAACCAAATTTCTGGTTATACTCTGAAAACTTCATATTAAAAATAGTAGTGTTACTATTATTGGTTTTAATGTTTGCACCTATAATGACACTGGTCTACTCAGTAAACAATCAATTAATTAACACATTTCGCATATCTATAGATAATGCAATGTTTTATGCAGAATTAATTCTCATACTCTTAATTGTCGTAGTTATCATTAAACTGGCCCTGGATGTTCTCGACTGGAACTATACAAACTATATTCTAACGGATGCACGGATAATAATTGAAAGAGGATTTATTCATAAAGAAAAACTAATCATATCCTACAACAAAATACAGGACATCGAAATAAGACAATCCATTCTCGAAAGAATAATAAACGTGGGCGATATCATAATATACGGTGCAAATGAAATGTCTGATACCATTCTTGACGACATACCTGCACCCAAAAAGGTCGAAGAAATAATAGTAACAAACGTGAATAAGAATTCTTTTACTAATCAAAACGTTTACCCAAACAATCAAACATACTACAATGGCCCATACCCAAATCAGCAAGCAAACATTCCCTACAATAACCAGCAAATGAACGGACAATACAATAACCAGCAAATGCCCGGACCATACCCAAACCAACAACAAAATCCACAATACAATAACCAACAACAAAATCAACAAAACAACTACAACAACCAAAACACACAAGAAAACTACCAATACATACAACCAGACCATGACAACAAGGAAAAGCATCATTACCTAAAACATGACGAAGACGACGAAGTAATCATACCAGACAAACAAACAAGAAAACAAATGTATGAAAACAGGGAAAAATATTCAACACAAAAAATAAACAAGGAAGAAGTATTTAGAAAACACGACGAAATGTTCAGAAAACATAAAAAATAG
- a CDS encoding NAD(P)/FAD-dependent oxidoreductase, whose product MTDYDIIVVGAGPIGSTYAYKMAKKGYDVALFDMKNRIGQPLQCAGLVSTNICETKNLPKEYIDNKIRGANLYSPDNTQITVEKDKTVAYVLDRVMYDKHLFERAINQGVTPHLGERVMDADIENTTIKTQQRKYTSRLIAVSNGPTSQTSKKMNPHIKEEQFLGLQYTVKTENQDTDYVNLSIKQPLLPGFLWEIPTSPYTKRVGLFTDGSYNEAEQILKNKLKTTDEIIEKHNGMIPRFNPNKKITQNNTILLGDAAGQVKPTTGGGLISGFNCAEIATKNTNKMLEEENNKYLENYEKEYHKRYNSEFKAQQNVQNIIKEMTEDDFNYMFQQLKKHNVDQIISEHGDMDNQTPLLKELVKRGVIFKLVPKIGVRRLKNIWKSL is encoded by the coding sequence ATGACAGATTACGATATAATTGTAGTTGGAGCCGGACCCATAGGTTCAACATACGCCTACAAAATGGCAAAAAAGGGCTACGATGTAGCACTATTTGATATGAAAAACAGGATAGGACAACCATTACAATGTGCAGGCCTAGTATCAACAAACATCTGCGAAACAAAAAACCTACCCAAAGAATACATAGACAACAAAATAAGAGGAGCAAACCTATACTCACCAGACAACACACAAATCACAGTAGAAAAAGACAAAACAGTAGCCTACGTACTAGACAGGGTAATGTATGACAAACACCTCTTCGAAAGAGCCATAAACCAGGGAGTAACACCACACCTCGGAGAAAGAGTAATGGATGCGGACATAGAAAACACAACAATAAAAACACAACAAAGAAAATACACCTCAAGACTAATAGCAGTATCAAATGGGCCAACATCACAAACATCCAAGAAAATGAACCCACACATCAAAGAAGAACAATTCCTAGGACTACAATACACAGTAAAAACAGAAAATCAGGACACGGACTATGTTAACCTAAGCATAAAACAACCATTACTGCCCGGATTTCTATGGGAAATACCAACCTCACCCTACACAAAAAGAGTAGGACTATTCACCGACGGATCATACAACGAAGCAGAACAAATACTAAAAAACAAACTCAAAACAACAGATGAAATAATAGAAAAACACAATGGAATGATACCACGATTCAACCCAAACAAGAAAATAACACAAAACAACACAATACTACTAGGCGACGCAGCAGGACAAGTCAAGCCAACAACAGGTGGAGGACTAATCTCCGGATTCAACTGTGCAGAAATAGCCACTAAAAACACCAACAAAATGCTCGAAGAAGAAAACAACAAATACCTCGAAAATTATGAAAAAGAATACCATAAACGATACAACTCAGAATTCAAAGCACAACAAAACGTACAAAACATAATAAAAGAAATGACAGAGGACGACTTCAATTACATGTTCCAACAACTAAAAAAACACAACGTGGACCAAATAATATCAGAACATGGAGACATGGACAACCAAACACCACTACTAAAAGAATTAGTAAAAAGAGGAGTAATATTTAAATTAGTACCAAAAATAGGAGTAAGGAGGCTTAAAAACATATGGAAATCACTGTAA
- a CDS encoding DNA methyltransferase, whose protein sequence is MEITVILSQENETLPRAELLARLETLEIPYEIQNEYPGVIELDVDADKQKITELGAHLGYTHEILTTIDKTTPEKLTETIENIPWDKIIKDSFKVRVKRMGNGEVDKDKIERSIGGYIQDKCQMPVSLDNAVHTIKLVYTNPKTKTNQYKEEKVIGYNKIIITELLIQQDKKHFFDNKPHKRPYFHPGSMSPKLALCMVNLAHTRKGDTVLDPFCGTGGILIEAGDLNTTLIASDLERCMYEGTKLNLAHEGFKNYKVYWEDVRKLEIEETVDAVAMDPPYGISTTLGGEDTKKLYTEALNAIEKHLKQDGYICMASPHYINMQEVVENTPLTIKEQHSIRMHKSLTRIITVLTKK, encoded by the coding sequence ATGGAAATCACTGTAATATTATCCCAAGAAAACGAAACACTACCTCGAGCAGAACTACTAGCCAGACTAGAAACACTAGAAATACCATATGAAATACAAAACGAATACCCAGGAGTAATAGAACTAGACGTAGATGCAGACAAACAAAAAATAACAGAACTAGGAGCACACCTAGGATACACACACGAAATACTAACAACAATAGACAAAACAACACCAGAAAAACTAACTGAAACAATAGAAAACATCCCCTGGGACAAGATAATTAAAGACTCATTCAAAGTTAGAGTAAAACGGATGGGAAACGGAGAAGTAGACAAGGACAAAATAGAACGAAGCATCGGAGGATACATACAAGACAAATGCCAAATGCCCGTATCACTCGACAACGCCGTGCACACAATAAAACTAGTATACACAAACCCAAAAACAAAAACCAACCAATACAAGGAAGAAAAAGTAATAGGATACAATAAAATAATAATAACCGAACTACTAATACAACAAGACAAGAAACACTTCTTCGACAACAAACCACACAAAAGACCATACTTCCACCCAGGATCAATGAGCCCAAAACTAGCATTATGCATGGTAAACCTCGCACACACAAGAAAAGGCGACACAGTACTCGACCCATTCTGTGGAACCGGAGGAATACTCATAGAAGCAGGAGACCTGAACACAACACTAATAGCATCCGACCTCGAACGATGCATGTACGAAGGAACAAAACTAAACCTCGCCCATGAAGGATTCAAAAACTACAAAGTATACTGGGAAGACGTAAGAAAACTAGAAATAGAAGAAACAGTAGATGCGGTGGCAATGGACCCACCATACGGAATATCAACAACGCTAGGTGGAGAAGACACAAAAAAACTTTACACAGAAGCATTAAATGCAATAGAAAAACATCTTAAACAAGACGGATACATCTGCATGGCAAGCCCACACTACATAAACATGCAAGAAGTAGTAGAAAACACTCCCCTAACCATAAAAGAACAACACTCAATAAGGATGCATAAAAGCCTGACAAGAATAATAACCGTACTAACCAAGAAATAG
- a CDS encoding (R)-citramalate synthase, with product MFEKLRILDTTLRDGEQTPGVLITSDEKLKIALKLDELGVDVIEAGSAITSKDEQKSIKTITENNLNAEICSFARPVKIDIDTAIDCDVDSIHLVIPSSDLHIEQKLRKTREQVEEMAVNATEYAKSHGLIVELSTEDATRTSTDDLKQLYNKCITAGADRICACDTIGLLTPEKSYEFYKELATLNMPLSVHCHNDFGLAVANTLAALRAGATQAHVTINGLGERAGNASCEELIMAIESLYNTKTHINTQLFYETSQLVERISGVTLQTNKAIVGANAFAHESGIHADGILKNSDTYEPIKPEVVGHRRRFVLGKHVGKHVISEKIKETNTTVTDEELNRIFERVKKLSDMGKTVTDVDLQAITDDILSINPEDSLVLEEYTTVSGNKVTPTASVKVNINNREKIEAGVGVGPVDAAIEAIRKSIEDTADITLEEYHVDAITGGTDALIDVLVKLKHEDKIITSRSTEPDIIMASVEAYLKGVNKILTDKKRR from the coding sequence ATGTTTGAAAAACTAAGAATATTAGACACCACACTACGAGATGGAGAACAAACACCAGGAGTACTAATAACATCCGATGAAAAACTCAAAATAGCACTAAAACTCGACGAACTAGGAGTAGATGTCATAGAAGCAGGATCAGCAATAACATCAAAGGACGAACAAAAAAGCATAAAAACAATCACAGAAAACAACCTAAACGCCGAAATATGCAGCTTCGCAAGACCAGTAAAAATAGACATAGACACGGCAATAGACTGTGACGTAGACAGCATACACCTAGTAATACCATCAAGCGACCTGCACATAGAACAAAAACTAAGAAAAACCAGGGAACAAGTAGAAGAAATGGCCGTGAACGCAACAGAATACGCAAAAAGTCACGGACTAATCGTTGAACTATCAACCGAGGACGCAACAAGAACAAGCACAGACGACCTAAAACAATTATACAACAAATGCATAACAGCAGGAGCAGACAGAATCTGTGCATGCGACACAATAGGACTACTAACACCCGAAAAATCATACGAATTCTACAAGGAACTAGCAACACTAAACATGCCACTAAGCGTACACTGCCACAACGACTTCGGACTAGCAGTAGCAAACACACTAGCAGCACTACGGGCCGGAGCAACACAAGCACACGTAACAATAAACGGACTAGGAGAAAGAGCAGGAAACGCATCCTGTGAAGAACTAATAATGGCAATAGAATCATTATACAACACCAAAACACACATCAACACACAACTATTCTATGAAACATCACAACTAGTAGAAAGAATATCAGGAGTAACACTACAAACAAACAAGGCAATAGTAGGAGCAAACGCATTCGCACACGAATCAGGAATACACGCCGACGGAATACTTAAAAACTCAGACACATACGAACCAATCAAGCCCGAAGTAGTAGGACACCGCAGAAGATTCGTCCTAGGAAAACACGTTGGAAAACACGTGATAAGCGAGAAAATCAAGGAAACAAACACAACAGTAACAGACGAAGAACTAAACAGAATATTCGAAAGAGTCAAAAAACTATCAGACATGGGAAAAACAGTAACCGATGTAGACCTACAGGCAATAACAGATGACATACTAAGCATAAACCCAGAAGACTCACTAGTACTCGAAGAATACACAACAGTATCAGGAAACAAAGTAACGCCAACAGCATCAGTAAAAGTAAACATAAACAACAGGGAAAAAATAGAAGCAGGAGTAGGAGTAGGACCAGTAGATGCAGCAATAGAAGCCATAAGAAAAAGCATAGAAGACACAGCAGACATAACCCTCGAAGAATACCATGTAGATGCAATAACAGGTGGAACAGACGCACTAATTGATGTACTGGTAAAACTTAAACACGAGGACAAAATAATAACCTCCCGGAGCACAGAACCCGACATTATAATGGCAAGTGTAGAAGCATACCTGAAAGGAGTAAACAAGATACTAACAGACAAAAAAAGAAGGTAA
- the cgi121 gene encoding KEOPS complex subunit Cgi121, protein MTQDLQKKLLQEHNITVHTYENVTVEDIPFLLKKIDKITATQKDSIIQLLHTDNICGQKHLNQAIAQAFKAFSEQQNFAKDRGLEICVRLSAQKQISQALKMLGIQKQGNITVVYIDTTSEQIQKTEELLGTRNDELLEQYNSEKIRETYGINSDVDITCSINEKIALLALKN, encoded by the coding sequence GTGACACAAGACCTACAAAAAAAATTACTACAAGAACATAACATTACAGTACACACCTATGAAAACGTAACAGTAGAAGACATACCATTTCTACTAAAAAAAATAGATAAAATAACAGCAACACAAAAAGATTCAATAATACAGTTACTCCATACTGATAATATATGTGGACAGAAACACTTAAACCAGGCAATAGCACAAGCATTCAAGGCATTCAGTGAACAACAAAACTTTGCCAAGGACAGGGGACTGGAAATATGTGTCAGATTATCAGCACAAAAACAGATAAGTCAAGCACTTAAAATGCTGGGAATACAAAAACAAGGAAACATTACAGTAGTATATATTGACACGACAAGTGAACAAATACAGAAAACAGAAGAACTATTGGGAACAAGAAACGATGAACTTCTAGAACAATACAACTCAGAAAAAATACGAGAAACATATGGTATAAACAGTGATGTGGACATTACATGTAGTATTAATGAGAAAATAGCATTACTTGCTCTTAAAAATTAA